A region of Culicoides brevitarsis isolate CSIRO-B50_1 chromosome 1, AGI_CSIRO_Cbre_v1, whole genome shotgun sequence DNA encodes the following proteins:
- the LOC134838277 gene encoding dual specificity protein phosphatase Mpk3 — translation MAVPAEWLQSQLLKPNWMDFLLILDCRLQSDFIESHIKGSLNFFLPTLILRRLHQKKLDLFTTIKCRHLKNRIMSNYSSSKDGKFTFVLYTNTMGSMSAAGCDASNTNNTEINSYNVLKKILREDGCTLVTLEGGFQTFSERYPEWCENEALLETDYNPTEQLMGLRSLRISTPFSDSAGTSSTESSDCESGGTHDLSEAPVEILPWLYLGNEKNSQDLEALQKYNIRYILNVTPNLKNVFEGEITYLQIKITDHCSQDLSIHFPEAIKFIEDAHAKNSVVLVHCVAGVSRSVTITLAYLMYARSLCLNDAFSFVRAKKPDISPNFHFMQQLNSFERQLKKDPTRSSTPLSGYSSLPQSGDRRSIGRARHNKYGCNCLEFDCKCVTVDTLFGPFTGVSPDSGIEFDRWSSDNTPK, via the exons ATGGCAGTTCCAGCGGAATGGCTCCAAAGCCAGCTACTAAAACCAAATTGGATGGATTTTTTGCTCATTCTCGATTGTCGCCTACAGTCCGACTTTATCGAGTCACACATAAAG GGTAGCCTTAATTTCTTCCTTCCAACGCTAATTCTAAGGAGATTGCACCAGAAAAAGCTGGATTTGTTCACGACGATCAAGTGTCGCCACCTCAAGAATCGCATCATGTCCAAttacagcagcagcaaagacGGAAAATTCACATTTGTGCTCTACACCAACACCATGGGCAGTATGAGTGCCGCCGGATGTGATGCAAGCAATACAAATAACACAGAAATAAATTCCTATAATgtgctcaaaaaaatattaagggaAGACGGCTGCACCTTGGTCACACTTGAAG gtggttttcaaacattttccgAGAGATATCCAGAATGGTGCGAGAACGAGGCATTACTTGAGACGGACTACAATCCAACGGAACAATTGATGGGATTGAG atctCTGCGCATCTCAACCCCATTTTCCGATTCGGCTGGCACAAGTTCGACCGAATCGTCGGATTGCGAGTCAGGTGGCACGCATGACCTAAGCGAGGCACCGGTCGAGATATTACCATGGCTTTATTTGGGCAATGAGAAAAATAGCCAGGACCTGGAGGCGTTACAGAAATACAATATTAGA TATATCCTCAACGTGActccaaatttgaaaaatgtcttCGAAGGCGAAATAACGTATCTGCAAATCAAGATTACGGATCATTGCTCCCAGGATTTGTCGATACATTTTCCGGAAGCCATCAAATTTATTG AGGATGCACATGCCAAAAACTCCGTCGTGCTCGTGCATTGCGTGGCAGGCGTCAGTCGTAGTGTCACAATCACTCTCGCGTATCTCATGTACGCCCGTTCGCTCTGCCTGAACGACGCCTTTTCCTTCGTGCGTGCCAAGAAGCCCGATATTTCGCCGAATTTTCACTTTATGCAGCAACTAAACTCGTTCGAGCGACAACTGAAGAAAGATCCAACACGTTCCAGCACGCCGTTGTCCGGTTACAGCAGTTTACCGCAGTCGGGCGATCGTCGCAGCATCGGGCGTGCACGTCACAACAAATACGGATGCAATTGTTTGGAATTTGATTGCAAGTGTGTGACCGTTGATACGTTATTTGGACCGTTTACGGGCGTTTCGCCCGATTCGGGCATCGAATTTGATCGATGGAGCAGCGATAATACGCCCAAATGA